One genomic region from Rattus norvegicus strain BN/NHsdMcwi chromosome 10, GRCr8, whole genome shotgun sequence encodes:
- the Slc16a13 gene encoding monocarboxylate transporter 13 isoform X1 → MVHRTEPPDGGWGWMVVLSAFFQSALVFGVLRSFGVFFVEFVAAFEEQAARVSWIASIGIAVQQFGSPIGSALSTKLGPRPVVMTGGILAALGMLLASFATSLTHLYLSIGLLSGSGWALTFTPTLACLSRYFSQRRSLAMGLALTGVGISSFAFAPLFQWLLNNYAWRGALLLVSALSLHLVACGALLRPLSLTEDTAVGGPWAQITSLLCHGPFLRYTVALTLINTGYFIPYVHLVAHLQDLGWDPLPAAFLLSVAAISDLVGRVASGWLGDAVPGPVARLLMLWTTLTGVSLALFPVAQASTTLVVLAVAYGFTSGALTPVAFSVIPELVGTGRIYCGLGLVQMIESVGGLLGAPLSGYLRDVTGNYTASFVVAGAFLLAGSGVLITLPHFFSCISLSTSRPQDLVIEAPDTKIPLPKEEGLGEN, encoded by the exons ATGGTGCATAGGACTGAGCCCCCcgatgggggctggggatggaTGGTGGTGCTCTCAGCGTTCTTCCAGTCGGCGCTCGTGTTTGGGGTGCTCCGTTCCTTTGGTGTCTTCTTCGTGGAATTTGTGGCGGCGTTTGAGGAGCAGGCAGCCAGAGTCTCCTGGATCGCTTCCATAGGGATCGCGGTGCAGCAGTTTGGGA GCCCAATAGGCAGTGCCCTGAGCACGAAGTTGGGGCCCAGGCCTGTGGTGATGACTGGGGGCATCTTGGCTGCGCTGGGGATGCTGCTTGCCTCATTTGCTACCTCCTTGACCCACCTATACCTGAGTATTGGGCTGCTGTCAG GCTCTGGCTGGGCCCTGACCTTCACTCCGACCCTGGCCTGCCTTTCCCGTTACTTCTCTCAGCGACGATCTCTGGCCATGGGGCTGGCCCTGACTGGAGTGGGCATCTCCTCTTTTGCGTTCGCCCCCCTCTTCCAGTGGCTGCTCAACAACTACGCTTGGAGGGGAGCACTCCTGTTAGTGTCTGCCCTCTCCCTACACCTGGTGGCCTGTGGTGCTCTCCTCCGCCCACTCTCCCTGACTGAAGACACTGCTGTGGGTGGCCCTTGGGCCCAGATCACCTCCCTCCTCTGTCATGGTCCCTTCCTCCGATACACTGTTGCCCTCACCCTGATCAACACTGGCTACTTCATTCCCTACGTCCATCTGGTGGCTCATCTGCAGGACCTGGGTTGGGACCccctgcctgctgccttcctgCTTTCAGTGGCTGCTATTTCTGACCTTGTGGGGCGTGTGGCATCTGGTTGGCTGGGAGATGCAGTCCCAGGACCTGTGGCAAGACTTTTGATGCTTTGGACCACCCTGACTGGGGTGTCACTAGCTCTGTTCCCTGTTGCCCAGGCTTCCACAACCCTGGTGGTTCTGGCTGTGGCCTATGGCTTCACCTCGGGAGCCCTGACCCCAGTGGCCTTCTCCGTAATTCCTGAGTTGGTGGGGACTGGAAGGATTTACTGTGGCCTGGGACTCGTGCAGATGATAGAGAGTGTCGGGGGGCTACTGGGGGCTCCTCTATCAG GCTACCTCCGGGATGTGACAGGCAACTACACGGCTTCTTTTGTGGTAGCTGGGGCCTTCCTACTTGCAGGAAGTGGAGTTCTTATCACCCTGCCCCATTTCTTCTCCTGCATCTCACTTTCTACCTCCAGACCCCAGGACCTTGTGATAGAGGCACCAGATACTAAAATTCCCCTGCCCAaggaggaggggctgggagaGAACTAA